The genomic segment ATGAAGGCGCGCACCAGGAACCCCACATTCAGGAAGAAGCTCACCGTCATCACCGGGATGAAGAACGTCTTCACGACCAGATCGAGGAGCGTGACGCGAACCGATGGTCGGCGCAGCGCGCGAAGTCGACGGCGTGAGCGCGCCAGCAGGCAGATGACGAAGCCCGGGTCGCTCAGGTTGTCGGTCAGGCCTGCGCCCCAGAGGTTGGTCAGGAAGGCGTAGGGGAGCCCGAGAAACAGGTAGATCGAGAGCAGCGCGCAGCAGGTGAAGCGCCAGACCTCGAATATGGCGGCGCCGTAGAGCGGCGTTCTCAGGCTCACCATCACCACGGCGGTGAATGGGACGAGACCTGCCAGCCATCGCCAGAACGCGGTGCGCAGCGCCCACCCGACTGGCGCGAGACGGGCGCCGCGCCAGCGGGGAAGGGCGACGGCGACGACGACGGCGGTGCTGAACGCGTATGACGCCAGCAGCCCCGTCTCGAGCCTCGAGAGGCGGCCGACGCCGAGCTCGATCCAGGGGCTTCCCCCGGCGAGCGTGGCGACCCAGGGGATGGTGGCTGAGACCATCAGGCCGGTCAGGACGAGGATTCGCTGGCGCGGCGCGGCGCGCTCCCAGGCGGCCATGAGCAGCGCCCCCAGACCCAGGGAGGCGAGCAGCGAGAGCACCTCGCGGTTCACCACGTCCATTCCGCTGCCGGGGATCCAGGGAAAGGGGTGTTCGAGGAGCAGCGGCTGCGGCAGGCCCATGCGAAAGTCGATGCACGCTCCCACGAGCGCGACGATGAGCAGGCTGCCGAGCAGGCCCGTGGACAGGTTCTGGCACCCGTTCAGCGCCGGGCTCGGGGAACGGTTCGACATCTCGCAGGCCCTCGCAGTTCAGCGCACCTCAGGGCTCGAGCCATCCACCGGCGTCGCGCCAGCCCTGCAGGCCTTCACTCAGATGCTTGACGTTGGTGTATCCCAGCGCCGACGCGGCACGCGCGCCGTCAAGATACGACAGTCAATGGCTGTTGGCGCAGTACGAGACGATGAGCGCCTTCTTGCTGGGGGGGAGCAGCGAAGCGAGCTGCTTCTGCTGGCTGTAGTAGTGGATTGCGCCAGGGAGGTGCCACTGCTTGTACACCTCCTGGTCGTTGCAGTCGATGAGGGTCACCTTGTGTGCCTTGATGGCCGCCGCCAGAGCGCCGTGCGCGATGTCGGGGTACCCCTCGTGCGGGGCGGCCCACGCCCAGGGCACGCTCAGCGCCAGGGCGACCAGGACCAGGAACAGCTTCAGCCTCATGGATGCCTCCTACTTCTGGGGATGCGCGCGAGGCCGGCCTGCTTCAGGTCGGCCTCACATCACTCGCAGGGCGTCGCGCAGGGCAGCGACCTCCGGATGATTCGACAGGGACGCGTTCAGGGTGAGCAGCTCCTCGACGTAGTGCGAGACCGCGGTCTTCACCGCACTGAGGAAATCTGTCTCGGTGGGGGTGGCCGACGCGAGGTCGCCCTCGTCCGGGTCATCGCGGTATGCGACCTGCACCCGGTCGTCGTCGAGACGCGTGAGCACGAGGCAGGCCGGGCTGTCGCCGAACCCGGCCACATGGGTGCCGCCGTCTCTCACCTGGTGCGCGGCGTCGAGCAGATGCTGGGCGAACACGAACACGGTGTCACCGATGCGGGCGCCCTTGCTGTTGAGCGGATCGCCCACCGCGGCCGTCGCGCCGTCATGGAGCATGGGCTGCCCGTTGAACTCGAGCGCGATCCAGCCCGAGGCCAGGGTCTCGAGGTCTGGCTTCAAGGGCGCCCGAGGCCAGTGCGCAAGAACGGCCTTGTCCTCGGCGGGCGGGTCGAGCTCTACCTTCAGTCGGAATGCGTGCATGTCTGCTCCCTCAGCGCTTCGGATACGCGGTGATGATCGAACCGTCAGCGCCCACCACCACGAGAACCTGATACGATGCACCCGCTGGACGCCAGCGGTACTGGCGACGGCCACGGTCGTAGACGGGGGTCTGTCTGAGCGCCGTGCCGATGCACTCCTGCACCTGCACGTCATCGCGCATGCCGAGTGCCTGTCCGAACGTGGTCACGCGGCCGCCATCGTACCAGATGCCATCGATGTGCTTGCCCTTGATGTGCAGCCAGCCCCAGTCGCCGCGATGCCCCGTACCTCGCCCCGCGTAGAGCAGAACGGTCTGGCCGCGCCCGTCGGCGTAGGTGCGGATGACGCGGTGGGAGCCAGACCCGCTTCGGGCCAGGGCGCTGGTGGAGAGCGTGAGACCGAGCAGTAGCGCCAGCAGGGCGCGCAGATGCATTCTCATACCGACCGGTTCCCTTCGGCCGCCTCTTCCCCTGCCGCTGCGGCCTTGTTCAGGGCCCCCGCTGCAGGATGCGCTCCACGAGGTCGGGGCGGAAGAACAGGTGGGCGAATCGCTCCGCGGTCTCGGCTTGCTGGCCGGTGCGCCAGCGCACGAGTGTCATGGCGTGCTCTGATCCGACGAAGTAGCCGTCCGGGTCGAACGCGATCCACTGCCGGTCAGTACCCGCAGATGCGCTGGGAGACGGGCCCGTGGCGAACGTGAGGAGCAACCGCCCCTCGTGAGCGTCGTGCAGCATCACGGTGCCGTCGCGGCTGCCACTGGCGGCCACCGAACCGTCACCGCTCAATGAGACGCCCGTCACGGTGGCGTGGTGCGCGGTGAAGGCGCGCTGCAGCGAACCGTCACGCAGGTCGAAGAGCC from the Pseudomonadota bacterium genome contains:
- a CDS encoding rhodanese-like domain-containing protein, whose amino-acid sequence is MRLKLFLVLVALALSVPWAWAAPHEGYPDIAHGALAAAIKAHKVTLIDCNDQEVYKQWHLPGAIHYYSQQKQLASLLPPSKKALIVSYCANSH